TTATTATGTTTAGCTCTTGGAGGATATTATCAAGCCCATCTCTTTCTTTGCTGATTTGGAGTAGTCTTTCGTTGTAATCATTTAGCTCGGCTTGAAGTTTTTCATTTAGTAGATTTTGCTCATTTATCATTCTTTGGAGTTGTTCTTTGCGATTTTGCTGCGTGCCGATTAGATGAGTGATTTCATCGATATTTTTGGTAATTGAGCCGATTTGCTCGGCGATTTTGCCTTGCTTTTCGCTTAAGCCTACGATTTTTTCTTTTGTCTGCTTAGTGAGAATCTCAAAAATATCCTCAAGTATGACATCATCTGGAGAAATCACGCTTTGTTTGTCAAGCACAAGCTGAAATGTCAAGTCTTTTATGATTAGGTTTGCGATATAAAATTGGATTTTTGATTTTTCTTCTTCGAGTGTTCTTAGAGCTTTTCGTAAGCCATCTAGTCGTCTTTCTTGGGTTTGGTTTTGGCTTTGATTTTGGGTTATGTTTTTTTGGATAAATGTGATTTGTTCGCGTAGTTTTGTGATTTGTCGTTTGCGCTCGTTTATGGTGTTGCCAAGAGTGGTTAGACGATTTGAGATTTTGCGCTCTTCTTGGGCTTTTTGCTGAAGTTTTGCTTTGTTGTCTTGTATGTCTTTTTCAATGTCTTTTATGCTTTTTGTGTTTGCGCTAAGTGGGCTTAGTCCCACTAGCAAAGCGCACGCGCCAAGTGAAAGAAGCACACTGCCAAATGCGCTAGATACGATTTGCAATCGCTTTGGCTTGTGCGCTAGGCTAGATTTTGCCATTATGCACGCCTTTGGAGTAGTATCGCCACGATTACGGAGGAAAGGCACACAAGCAGTGAAGTAAATAGCAAAATCATAAAATCAATCGCAAATCTAAACATTTCTTTTTGTAGCTCTAGTGCTTGGACGATACTTTCTGCCATAGAGGTGTTTGCGCCATACAAAAACACAATGATAATCACACAAGTAGAGATAAGCGCGTCATAGATAGCATTTCTAAAGAAAAAGCGGTTTTTTAGCCAAAATCCCGCACCCATATAGCCCATAATCTCTATGCGTCTATGATGCTCAAAATGCCAAATGCGAATCTGGTCTATCATCAGTAGTAGGCTTAGTATCGCTATAAGCACTGCAAAAAGCTGTGTGCTAAACTTGACTAGAAATAGCAAGCGATAGGTTTGGTTGTGTGTCTTGCTGAAAGATTCTGCTTTGATTATGCTTGGAATCTTTGCAAGGGTGGATTCGATTTTTTCTAGTCGCTTGAGGTTGGGGAAAGACTCTAGCTTAAGGTTGTAGTATAGGGATAGTTGTTTTTTGACATTTTCGTAGTCTTCGTTGTTCATATTGGTGCGGATTTTATCTAGCACAAAACTTGGGTCGATAGGCTCTATTGACATAGCTTCAGGGATATTTTGCTTGATAAAATCCAAACTTAGCTTTTGCTTGCTTGCGATGACTATGGAGTAGTTTTGAGAGAGTTTGTCCTCTTTTGTCTCCACAGCACGAGAGACAATCAAAAAGCACTCAAATGCAAAAAGTAGTGCCACCAAAGGTAGAATCAAAAAGAAATGTTGCTTAATGTTGCTCATAGATTGCATTCCTTTCTCCATCGATTATCAAATGACGATAGTTGATATTTATCCGCACAGGCACGCGGTGAGTAACCACCATAATTGTCATCTCTAATTGCTCATTTGCGCTCTTTAGCAAGCTCCAAATCATATCGCTTGAGAAGTCATCAAGATTGCCTGTGGGTTCATCGGCAAGAATAAGGCTAGGGCGATGTGCAATAGCGCGAGCCATAGCTACTCTTTGCTGCTCGCCACCGCTTAGCTCTAGGGGGCATTTGTTTGCTTTGTGAAGCAGTCCTATGTGGGTTAGGAGTTTTTCTGTTTGGGTGTGGATAGCGTCTTTTTTGTAGCCATTTATGTGCATAGGTAGAGCGATATTTTTCTCCACGCTCCATTCTTCGATTAGCTTGTAGTCTTGAAACACAATTCCTATGCGCTGTCGCAAGCGAGCGATTGCGCGTTGATTGTGCTTGGATAGGTTTATATCAAGCACAGATAGATTTCCGCCCATAGCTAGTAGTCCACCATAAAGCGAGCTAAGAAGCGTGCTTTTGCCACTTCCGCTTGGACCAGAGACAAATACAAAATCTTTGTGGTGGATTTCAAAATTTGCATTTACGATGACAGGCTCTTCGCGCTGATAGCCTAGTGTTAGATTTTCTGCTTTGATTATGCTCATAGTTTCTCCAATAACGCGATAAATCTTTTGTGTGCCTCTGTCGTGGCTTTCGTAGGGAGTGGAGGCTCTTTGAGATAGTAGGAATCTACTTGCTTGTGATACATCTCAAATACGACTACGCAGCTCATAGGCTGGGCAAAATCCCCCATACGCACGATAAAAGCAAGCCTTGCAAAATCTTTGGATTTTTGGCTAGCAAAAATATCGCTGATATGCAAAAATCCATTTGCAAATACCTGCTTATGATTGATTAAGCTACTTAGTTTTGGCTGTTTTGTCAAAATGGATTTTACCAAGTTTTTGTCAAAAAGAAAATGTGATTTTAAAAGAATTGCACGATTTTTGCGCAAAGATTGCACTTTTAGCGTAAAAATATTTTTGTTTTGTCTAAGCCAGCGTGCTTGGTATTTGCTGATGATTTGGCTAGATAGTGCTTGGGTAGAATCTTTTGAGTTAGATTTTTGGCTAGATTTTGGGTTGTATTCTATCGTGGCAGTGGGGTTTGTTTCGCCATTATTAGCAAAATCGTTTTTTTCAAAATCTTGTGGTGTTTGAATGCTAGATTCTATCGTCATTTTCTGTGTCATTTTTCGCGCTATTTTTGTGGTGCTTTGCTTTTTTTTATTTGGTGTGGGTTGTGGATTTTGGAGGTTTTTGGATATGCTAAGTGCGTCTTTGAAGTAGATTTCATCATCAGTTTTTAGCTCCAAAATCCCACCCTTTTTTAGCACGCGAAG
This genomic stretch from Helicobacter macacae MIT 99-5501 harbors:
- a CDS encoding murein hydrolase activator EnvC family protein, with the protein product MAKSSLAHKPKRLQIVSSAFGSVLLSLGACALLVGLSPLSANTKSIKDIEKDIQDNKAKLQQKAQEERKISNRLTTLGNTINERKRQITKLREQITFIQKNITQNQSQNQTQERRLDGLRKALRTLEEEKSKIQFYIANLIIKDLTFQLVLDKQSVISPDDVILEDIFEILTKQTKEKIVGLSEKQGKIAEQIGSITKNIDEITHLIGTQQNRKEQLQRMINEQNLLNEKLQAELNDYNERLLQISKERDGLDNILQELNIIKAKTQKEIEKERQKAIAAEKERQEKERLEREKQAKSQQATTPQAQTPAPPTKEAPKILQVANSYKDVPVMKYTGPKTISPLEYYTVEQTFGQYNDPVYNLKVFNQSITLISKVPNAVVQNIFEGKVVFAKEVSSMLKKVVVIEHGNEIFTIYSQLDKIAPTVKPGFIVKKGYTIGRVSQRLGLEITQKDKHIDPLEVISKSK
- a CDS encoding cell division FtsX domain-containing protein; translated protein: MSNIKQHFFLILPLVALLFAFECFLIVSRAVETKEDKLSQNYSIVIASKQKLSLDFIKQNIPEAMSIEPIDPSFVLDKIRTNMNNEDYENVKKQLSLYYNLKLESFPNLKRLEKIESTLAKIPSIIKAESFSKTHNQTYRLLFLVKFSTQLFAVLIAILSLLLMIDQIRIWHFEHHRRIEIMGYMGAGFWLKNRFFFRNAIYDALISTCVIIIVFLYGANTSMAESIVQALELQKEMFRFAIDFMILLFTSLLVCLSSVIVAILLQRRA
- a CDS encoding cell division ATP-binding protein FtsE, with the translated sequence MSIIKAENLTLGYQREEPVIVNANFEIHHKDFVFVSGPSGSGKSTLLSSLYGGLLAMGGNLSVLDINLSKHNQRAIARLRQRIGIVFQDYKLIEEWSVEKNIALPMHINGYKKDAIHTQTEKLLTHIGLLHKANKCPLELSGGEQQRVAMARAIAHRPSLILADEPTGNLDDFSSDMIWSLLKSANEQLEMTIMVVTHRVPVRININYRHLIIDGERNAIYEQH